Proteins encoded together in one Hymenobacter monticola window:
- a CDS encoding PAS domain S-box protein, which yields MKTVSAFSDADWAAQLRVEQARRAQAEAALAEAQARLAALENQLASTASTAQHQHTQLTALVQNLQAGLVLVDQAGQIQFVSQGFWELFGLPPVAGPAEGGPPIPYAAVRIDEAFADPAAFTARARALNMAGQTVLQEAFALADGRVVELDYLVLDTAGAGRLICYRDVTERHRRDEELRTLSYIPAQSPNPILRLTATGEVDYANPAARPLLDALAAEAPGTVPQRLLALVQEALLAPQVPQQALAVAGQHYQFSAVAVPGQPYVSLYLTNVTERHLAEQRLAEQRAFYEGVLEQVPSAVAVFDAEHRYLFLNPAVEPDPAVRAWMLGKTSAETGPLRQRPEAIMQTRSAAFAEAVQTEEEVVWEEMRPSPDGPIYHLLRYRSARDADGALRVISSGIDITARKRAEEKLARQREFYESILNLLPVDVAVFDAEHRFLFVNPSSISDPEIRQQIIGLTSAEYFALRQGRQPADMAAQREQYFDLAVRTRADVTWEEMRTDHKQRPQLIMRHLRPVFDADDTLRMVVGAGLDITARYTAEKLQHEVQQMLQVQQNFVRQILDALPNVLYLVDPSGAVSFANPAYEAMIGHGSHWHLEGAPEPVREEMRQMQALNQLVRTTRQPQVQEMPFTLKSGEVRYFEVHKRPLRRLDGQFDILTISTDVTAVKQARLALERREKQYHDLVYYSQALICTHDEAGNILSVNPAIERLMGLPAAQLVGKRLQQAIPSEHHAAVQAYLDGTQQAQAGVVQVRAGGGERRYLQYYSYEVREEGYSTYVVASGYDVTEGILAQKALQQAKWEADENAQAKVDFLARMSHEIRTPLNGVLGMATLLQKTPLTADQRDYLATMQHAGQHLLALLNDVLDMTKITTQHLQLSHAPFDLRVALQGAGQTVSALAAEKGLSLVVEPLAAAVPRVVGDAYRLHQVLLNLLSNAIKFTEKGHVRLGADVIDETAEALTVHFRVDDTGIGIPLKEQAHIFEAFAQATAETSGRYGGTGLGLAISQQLVEQMGGTLRLRSRPGHGTLFMFLLTLPRAVEGMTAQAPAPPVVPTERLRGLRVLLAEDNLVNQRIAVAVLEHWGVQVTAVGNGLDALAELLKQRFDVALLDIRMPGLTGVQVTEAIRRHPDAACAQLPIVALTANAFAADRAAYLAAGMNACLTKPYEEAALSQLLLELTAAK from the coding sequence ATGAAAACCGTCTCTGCCTTCTCTGATGCCGACTGGGCCGCGCAGCTGCGCGTGGAGCAGGCCCGCCGCGCGCAAGCCGAAGCGGCACTGGCCGAGGCGCAGGCCCGCCTGGCGGCCCTCGAAAACCAGCTGGCCAGCACCGCCAGCACCGCCCAGCACCAGCACACCCAGCTCACGGCCTTGGTCCAGAACCTGCAGGCCGGCCTGGTGCTGGTCGACCAGGCCGGGCAGATTCAGTTCGTGAGCCAGGGCTTCTGGGAGCTGTTTGGGCTGCCGCCCGTGGCGGGGCCGGCCGAGGGCGGCCCGCCCATCCCGTACGCCGCCGTGCGCATCGACGAGGCCTTTGCCGACCCCGCCGCTTTCACGGCCCGCGCCCGCGCCCTGAACATGGCCGGGCAAACCGTGCTGCAGGAAGCATTTGCCCTGGCCGACGGCCGCGTGGTAGAGCTGGACTACCTGGTGCTGGACACGGCGGGGGCGGGGCGCCTGATTTGCTACCGCGACGTGACCGAGCGCCACCGCCGCGACGAAGAGCTGCGCACCCTGTCGTACATCCCGGCCCAAAGCCCCAACCCCATCCTGCGCCTCACAGCCACCGGGGAGGTGGATTACGCCAACCCGGCGGCCCGGCCGCTGCTCGATGCGCTGGCCGCCGAAGCGCCCGGCACCGTGCCGCAACGCCTGCTGGCGCTGGTGCAGGAGGCACTGCTCGCGCCCCAGGTGCCCCAGCAGGCGCTGGCCGTGGCGGGGCAGCACTACCAGTTTTCGGCGGTGGCCGTGCCCGGCCAGCCCTACGTGTCGCTCTACCTCACCAACGTGACCGAGCGCCACCTGGCCGAACAGCGCCTGGCCGAGCAGCGGGCGTTTTATGAGGGCGTGCTGGAGCAGGTGCCCTCGGCGGTGGCCGTGTTCGACGCCGAGCACCGCTACCTGTTTCTCAACCCGGCCGTGGAGCCCGACCCCGCCGTGCGCGCCTGGATGCTGGGCAAAACCAGCGCCGAAACCGGCCCTCTCCGGCAGAGGCCCGAAGCCATTATGCAGACGCGTAGCGCCGCCTTTGCCGAGGCGGTGCAAACCGAGGAAGAGGTGGTGTGGGAAGAAATGCGCCCTAGTCCCGATGGGCCCATCTACCATTTGCTGCGGTACCGCTCGGCGCGCGATGCCGACGGCGCCCTGCGGGTCATCAGCTCGGGCATCGACATCACGGCGCGCAAGCGGGCCGAAGAAAAGCTCGCCCGGCAGCGCGAGTTCTACGAGTCCATCCTCAACCTGCTGCCCGTCGACGTGGCCGTGTTCGATGCCGAGCACCGGTTTTTGTTTGTGAACCCGTCCTCGATTTCCGACCCGGAAATCCGGCAACAAATCATTGGGCTGACCAGTGCGGAGTACTTCGCCCTGCGCCAGGGCCGGCAGCCGGCCGACATGGCCGCGCAGCGGGAGCAGTACTTCGACCTGGCCGTGCGCACCCGCGCCGACGTGACCTGGGAAGAAATGCGCACCGACCATAAGCAGCGCCCCCAACTCATCATGCGGCACCTGCGGCCCGTGTTCGACGCCGACGACACACTGCGCATGGTGGTGGGTGCCGGCCTCGACATCACGGCGCGCTACACGGCCGAAAAGCTGCAGCACGAAGTGCAGCAGATGCTGCAGGTGCAGCAAAACTTTGTGCGCCAGATTCTCGACGCTCTGCCCAACGTGCTCTACTTGGTGGACCCCAGCGGCGCCGTTTCGTTTGCTAACCCCGCCTACGAGGCCATGATTGGCCACGGCAGCCACTGGCACCTGGAGGGCGCCCCGGAGCCGGTGCGCGAGGAAATGCGGCAGATGCAGGCCCTCAACCAGCTGGTGCGCACCACCCGGCAGCCGCAGGTGCAGGAAATGCCTTTCACGCTGAAATCGGGCGAGGTGCGCTATTTTGAGGTGCACAAGCGGCCGCTGCGGCGCCTCGACGGGCAGTTTGACATCCTGACAATCAGCACCGACGTGACGGCCGTGAAGCAGGCCCGCCTGGCCCTGGAGCGCCGCGAAAAGCAGTACCACGACCTGGTGTACTACTCGCAGGCCCTCATCTGCACCCACGACGAAGCCGGCAACATCCTGTCGGTAAACCCCGCCATTGAGCGCCTCATGGGCCTGCCCGCCGCGCAGCTGGTGGGCAAGCGGCTGCAGCAGGCCATTCCGTCTGAGCACCACGCCGCCGTGCAAGCCTACCTGGACGGCACCCAGCAGGCCCAGGCCGGCGTGGTGCAGGTGCGGGCCGGAGGCGGCGAGCGGCGCTACCTGCAGTACTATTCCTACGAGGTGCGCGAGGAAGGCTACTCCACCTACGTGGTGGCCTCGGGCTACGACGTGACGGAGGGCATCCTGGCTCAGAAAGCCCTGCAACAAGCCAAATGGGAGGCCGATGAAAACGCGCAAGCCAAAGTAGACTTCCTAGCCCGCATGAGCCACGAAATCCGCACGCCCCTCAACGGCGTGCTGGGCATGGCCACGCTGCTGCAAAAAACGCCCCTCACGGCCGACCAGCGCGACTACCTGGCCACCATGCAGCACGCCGGCCAGCACCTGCTGGCCCTGCTCAACGACGTGCTTGACATGACCAAAATCACCACCCAGCACCTGCAGCTCAGCCACGCGCCCTTCGACCTGCGCGTGGCCCTGCAAGGCGCCGGCCAGACCGTGTCGGCCCTGGCCGCCGAGAAAGGCCTGTCGCTGGTAGTGGAGCCGCTGGCCGCCGCCGTGCCCCGCGTGGTGGGCGACGCCTACCGCCTGCACCAAGTGCTGCTCAACCTACTCTCGAACGCCATCAAGTTCACGGAAAAGGGCCACGTCCGGCTCGGGGCCGACGTGATAGACGAAACCGCCGAGGCGCTGACGGTGCATTTCCGCGTCGACGACACCGGCATTGGCATCCCGCTCAAAGAGCAGGCCCACATCTTCGAGGCCTTTGCCCAGGCCACGGCCGAAACCAGCGGCCGCTACGGCGGCACCGGCCTGGGGCTGGCCATCAGCCAGCAACTGGTGGAGCAAATGGGCGGCACCCTGCGCCTGCGCAGCCGGCCCGGCCACGGCACGCTGTTCATGTTTCTGCTCACGCTGCCGCGCGCCGTGGAAGGCATGACGGCTCAGGCGCCTGCGCCGCCCGTGGTGCCCACCGAGCGCCTGCGCGGCCTGCGCGTGCTGCTGGCCGAAGACAATCTTGTGAACCAGCGCATTGCCGTGGCTGTCCTCGAACACTGGGGCGTGCAGGTGACGGCCGTAGGCAATGGCCTCGATGCGCTGGCCGAATTGCTCAAGCAGCGGTTCGACGTGGCCTTGCTCGACATCCGCATGCCTGGCCTGACCGGGGTGCAGGTGACGGAGGCCATTCGCCGCCATCCCGACGCGGCCTGCGCCCAGTTGCCCATTGTGGCCCTCACCGCCAACGCCTTTGCCGCCGACCGCGCCGCCTACCTGGCCGCCGGCATGAACGCCTGCCTCACCAAGCCCTACGAGGAAGCCGCCCTCAGCCAGCTCCTGCTGGAGCTGACGGCGGCCAAGTAG